The following coding sequences lie in one Maribacter forsetii DSM 18668 genomic window:
- a CDS encoding FecR family protein, with protein sequence MREHEFRELLEKYLDGSISEEENNLLNKFNEEISSANKDFNFKSESNKIDIKNSLWENISSQSDFKESKTYTWKILAAVAAVFIGVIGFNFMDSKDPTAFNIPENAITLELEDGSLKIIEENGAVKVTDKTGAILGQQNGNQLVYSDDSNVEEVVFNTLTVPFGRKFELKLSDGTIAMLNAGSSLKYPVKFLKGQDRKVFISGEAYLNVAKDSAHPFIVNAGELNVRVLGTQFNISTYPEDITTEVVLVEGSVSMSSKLGNNESISEILLEPGFKGSFGRITGEMDKNQVNTDMYTSWMNGELIFRDMTFDNIIKKLERHYNVSIVNKNKGISAKRFNANFGNQPIENVLEELKFNYGLSFKIMDDGKIIID encoded by the coding sequence ATGCGTGAACACGAATTTCGTGAATTATTGGAAAAATACTTAGATGGTTCGATTTCAGAGGAAGAGAACAACCTTCTAAATAAATTTAATGAAGAAATCTCTTCAGCCAATAAAGATTTTAATTTTAAGAGTGAGTCTAATAAAATAGATATCAAAAATTCTTTGTGGGAGAATATCAGCTCACAAAGTGATTTTAAAGAGAGTAAGACTTATACCTGGAAAATACTAGCGGCGGTTGCTGCAGTGTTTATCGGAGTAATAGGATTTAATTTTATGGACTCCAAAGATCCTACCGCATTTAATATTCCTGAAAATGCCATTACTCTTGAGCTTGAAGATGGGAGCTTAAAGATTATTGAAGAAAATGGAGCTGTTAAAGTTACCGATAAAACCGGGGCTATATTAGGTCAACAAAATGGTAATCAATTAGTTTATTCGGATGATAGTAATGTCGAGGAAGTAGTATTTAATACGCTGACTGTTCCCTTTGGAAGAAAATTCGAATTAAAACTCTCTGACGGTACGATTGCTATGCTCAATGCCGGGTCATCCTTAAAATATCCTGTTAAATTTTTGAAAGGTCAAGATAGAAAAGTTTTTATATCGGGAGAAGCGTATTTAAATGTTGCGAAGGATTCGGCACATCCGTTTATAGTTAATGCCGGAGAATTAAATGTTAGGGTATTGGGAACACAATTCAATATCTCAACATATCCTGAAGATATTACAACAGAAGTAGTATTGGTTGAAGGGTCGGTAAGTATGTCTAGTAAATTGGGGAATAACGAAAGTATAAGTGAAATTTTATTAGAACCTGGTTTCAAAGGTAGTTTTGGTAGAATAACTGGAGAAATGGACAAGAACCAGGTAAATACAGATATGTATACTTCATGGATGAATGGGGAACTCATTTTTCGAGATATGACATTTGATAATATAATCAAGAAGCTTGAAAGACATTATAATGTTTCAATTGTAAACAAGAATAAAGGTATCTCAGCCAAGAGGTTCAATGCTAATTTTGGGAATCAGCCAATTGAAAATGTTCTAGAAGAACTGAAATTTAACTATGGTCTTAGTTTCAAGATTATGGATGATGGGAAAATAATAATAGATTAA
- a CDS encoding sigma-70 family RNA polymerase sigma factor, with protein sequence MNELLVSQFKCGNRKAFHKLFEMYWESMFLKAKSTIFNEDVAKDVVQDIWVELWKGRESREIKNFEAYIFKAVSYGCFKYLRDNKLNTVQLSVIDSLKFCRPEIENQYDLEQANIIITNSLKELSPRCQEVYQLSRVEHNTNEEIALQLGISKRSVENQVSLALKLIKQNLGVLHKLPLIIYLFLG encoded by the coding sequence ATGAACGAATTACTTGTTTCTCAGTTTAAATGTGGAAACAGAAAAGCCTTTCATAAATTGTTTGAGATGTATTGGGAATCCATGTTTTTGAAAGCTAAAAGCACTATTTTTAATGAAGATGTTGCTAAGGATGTTGTTCAAGATATTTGGGTTGAATTGTGGAAAGGTAGAGAAAGTAGAGAAATCAAGAATTTTGAGGCTTATATTTTTAAGGCGGTCAGTTATGGTTGTTTTAAATATTTAAGGGATAATAAATTGAATACTGTACAACTTAGTGTTATTGACTCATTAAAGTTTTGTAGACCCGAAATTGAAAACCAATACGATTTAGAACAAGCCAATATTATTATCACCAATTCTTTAAAAGAATTATCTCCACGTTGTCAAGAAGTTTATCAGTTAAGTAGAGTGGAACATAATACTAATGAAGAAATAGCATTACAATTGGGTATATCTAAACGTTCTGTTGAAAATCAAGTCTCTTTAGCTCTTAAATTAATCAAGCAGAATTTGGGAGTACTACACAAATTACCTTTAATCATCTATCTTTTTTTAGGTTAA
- a CDS encoding S8 family serine peptidase, translating to MKTITAIILFTLLTLSCTRNNTKIINSSHTIALSSKKSKEGIINQLKSWAIRDIEKDTIPGISLLRTTEELLTDKKGTDVIVAVIDMPIKIDHKALKNNTWKNTNEIAGNNIDDDQNGYIDDIHGWNFIGNSKNENIIFMHYEFTRFLIAEKMGLPLRPELASQLPRAQKVYNERMKYAEENLLGVKKMDSLYYNTKTTLSSFFPNEKINETKLDSLLSSNPKIAEVIELHKMYQDENVDDSYVANMMLKAEKRINIQLNLDYDDRAIIGDDVNNLNDRDYGNNNVSHNTEILTHGTKMAGVIVSPFGEESLQNIMKHIKIMPLPISGLGDENDKDMALAIRYAADNGADIINISSGKYFSLHEDWVHDAIKYAESKDVLIVVSSGNVGIDLDAEPKYRYPNDNSITDKTEISNNFMRIGTSNYTLDSTFVHPATNYGKTEVDIFAPGEEIYTATSIKNEDYAYGSGTSEAAAFVSKSAAIIKCYYPKLKAHQIKDILLKTGVQYNIEVSMKDSLDNNIKIPFNELSKTGSVVNVYNALVLAESLTTNSSN from the coding sequence ATGAAAACTATAACAGCTATTATTTTATTTACTCTACTCACGCTCTCATGTACTAGAAATAATACTAAGATTATAAATAGTTCACATACCATTGCTTTAAGTTCAAAAAAGTCTAAAGAGGGAATTATAAACCAACTGAAAAGCTGGGCTATTAGAGATATTGAAAAAGATACGATACCTGGCATTAGCTTGTTAAGGACAACCGAGGAACTACTTACCGATAAGAAGGGAACTGATGTTATCGTAGCAGTAATAGATATGCCGATTAAAATTGACCATAAAGCATTAAAAAATAATACTTGGAAAAACACAAATGAGATTGCAGGTAATAATATTGACGATGATCAAAATGGCTACATTGATGACATACATGGCTGGAATTTTATAGGCAATTCTAAAAATGAAAATATCATATTCATGCATTATGAATTTACCAGATTTTTAATTGCGGAAAAGATGGGATTACCATTAAGACCTGAGTTGGCTAGTCAACTCCCAAGAGCGCAAAAAGTATATAATGAAAGGATGAAATATGCTGAAGAAAATTTATTAGGCGTAAAAAAAATGGATAGTTTGTATTACAATACTAAAACAACCTTGAGTAGTTTCTTCCCAAATGAAAAAATCAATGAAACTAAATTAGATAGTCTTTTGTCATCAAACCCTAAGATAGCAGAGGTCATTGAATTACATAAGATGTACCAAGATGAGAATGTTGATGATTCTTACGTAGCTAACATGATGTTAAAAGCTGAAAAAAGAATCAATATTCAATTAAATCTCGATTACGACGATAGAGCAATTATAGGTGATGATGTAAACAACCTAAATGATAGAGATTATGGTAATAACAATGTTAGCCATAATACCGAAATACTAACCCACGGTACAAAAATGGCAGGTGTAATCGTTTCTCCTTTTGGAGAAGAATCACTCCAAAACATAATGAAGCATATAAAAATAATGCCATTGCCTATATCTGGGTTGGGAGATGAGAACGATAAGGATATGGCTCTAGCAATTAGATATGCAGCTGACAATGGTGCCGATATCATTAACATCAGTTCTGGAAAATACTTTTCTCTTCATGAAGATTGGGTACATGATGCCATTAAATATGCTGAATCTAAAGATGTATTGATCGTTGTTTCTTCTGGCAATGTAGGTATTGATTTGGATGCTGAACCAAAATATAGATATCCGAATGACAACTCAATAACAGATAAAACCGAAATCTCTAATAACTTTATGAGAATTGGAACTTCAAATTACACTCTAGACAGCACCTTTGTTCATCCTGCTACAAACTATGGTAAAACCGAAGTAGATATTTTTGCTCCCGGAGAAGAAATATACACTGCTACTTCCATCAAAAATGAAGATTACGCTTATGGAAGCGGCACATCTGAGGCTGCTGCATTTGTATCGAAATCAGCTGCCATTATAAAATGCTATTACCCTAAATTAAAAGCTCATCAAATAAAGGACATACTTCTTAAAACTGGAGTCCAATACAACATAGAAGTTTCTATGAAAGACTCATTGGATAACAACATTAAAATTCCCTTCAATGAACTTTCCAAAACAGGAAGCGTAGTAAATGTTTATAACGCTTTAGTTTTAGCTGAATCATTAACTACGAATAGTTCAAATTAG
- a CDS encoding DNA topoisomerase 3, whose amino-acid sequence MKVCIAEKPSVAREIASVLGASAKHDGYYEGNGYAVTYTFGHLCTLKEPNDYKPHWKSWDLNNLPMLPDHFGTKVSGDSGIKKQFKIIKQLFDKADVVINCGDAGQEGELIQRWVLNEANYKGKVERLWISSLTTEAIKEGFKNLKPSTDYDNLYYAGFSRAIGDWLLGMNATRLYTLKHGVYKQVLSVGRVQTPTLAMLVHRFKEIENFKPQPYWELQTLYRDTLFSYEEGRFLKVEDGEKLANIVKKHDFEIVSTTKKAGNEYAPKLFDLTGLQVYCNTKFGFSADETLKIVQKLYEQKVVTYPRVDTTFLPNDVYPKVPGILKNLSNYDTLTKPLNGKKLKKTKKVFDDSKVTDHHAIIPTGQQMNLQYNQQQVYDIIVRRFIAVFYPDCKVSNTTVIGKAEKVQFKTTGKEIVEKGWRVVFETPNSTAKESGILPTFKKGEKGPHEPSFLEKQTKPPKQYTEASLLRAMETAGKKVEDEELRELMKENGIGRPSTRANIIETLFRRKYIKRNKKQVIPTITGIQLIDTIQNEMLKSAELTGKWEKQLKDIEKGTFNAGSFIKQMKQMVNQLVYEVRSETRKANISSVNNKPAAATSKKKAVKKSTTLTLEVCPKCKKGSIRKGKTAYGCSEFKKTCDFVIPFKFEGKTISEKQYIRLFQKGSTVNLKGFKVDGTSVEGLVRFDDTFKLKLEPKKAKIQAKSKTEENSCPKCKKGTIVKGKTAYGCSEYKAGCDFRFSFENIRAKANGQPLTKDLVFEIFRGV is encoded by the coding sequence ATGAAAGTCTGTATTGCCGAAAAACCATCTGTGGCACGAGAAATTGCATCTGTTCTTGGTGCAAGTGCCAAACATGACGGGTACTACGAAGGCAATGGTTATGCGGTTACCTATACTTTTGGGCATCTCTGTACATTAAAGGAGCCAAACGATTACAAGCCACATTGGAAAAGTTGGGATTTGAATAATCTTCCAATGCTACCAGATCATTTTGGAACAAAAGTTTCCGGAGATTCGGGCATCAAAAAACAGTTTAAGATTATAAAGCAATTATTTGACAAGGCAGATGTTGTAATCAATTGTGGTGATGCTGGTCAGGAAGGAGAATTGATACAACGTTGGGTATTGAACGAGGCAAATTACAAAGGTAAGGTAGAGCGACTTTGGATTTCTTCGCTTACTACTGAGGCTATTAAAGAAGGTTTCAAAAATTTAAAACCCTCTACAGATTATGATAATTTATATTATGCAGGTTTTTCGAGGGCTATAGGAGATTGGCTCTTAGGTATGAATGCCACGCGTTTGTATACCTTAAAACATGGTGTTTACAAGCAAGTGTTATCTGTAGGGCGCGTACAAACGCCCACTTTGGCAATGTTGGTACATAGGTTTAAAGAAATAGAAAATTTTAAGCCACAGCCTTACTGGGAGTTACAAACTTTATATCGAGATACTTTATTTAGCTACGAAGAAGGCCGTTTTCTAAAAGTAGAGGATGGCGAAAAATTGGCAAATATTGTAAAAAAGCACGATTTTGAAATTGTTTCTACAACTAAAAAAGCCGGTAATGAGTATGCGCCCAAGCTTTTTGATTTAACGGGCTTGCAAGTATATTGTAATACTAAATTTGGTTTTAGCGCAGATGAAACTTTAAAAATCGTACAGAAGTTATATGAGCAAAAAGTAGTTACGTACCCAAGGGTAGATACTACATTTTTACCCAATGATGTCTATCCAAAAGTTCCGGGAATACTTAAAAATCTTTCGAATTACGATACGCTAACGAAACCTCTTAATGGTAAAAAATTAAAGAAAACCAAAAAGGTTTTTGATGATAGTAAGGTTACGGATCACCATGCTATTATACCAACAGGTCAACAAATGAACTTGCAATACAATCAGCAGCAGGTTTATGATATCATCGTCCGTCGTTTTATTGCCGTATTCTATCCAGATTGTAAAGTTTCCAATACTACCGTAATCGGTAAAGCGGAAAAAGTACAGTTTAAAACCACCGGTAAAGAAATAGTAGAAAAAGGGTGGCGTGTAGTTTTTGAAACACCAAATAGTACTGCTAAAGAATCAGGAATATTACCCACATTTAAAAAGGGGGAAAAAGGACCTCATGAACCTTCTTTTCTTGAAAAGCAGACAAAACCACCAAAGCAATATACGGAAGCATCCCTCTTACGAGCCATGGAAACAGCAGGGAAAAAAGTTGAAGATGAAGAGTTACGTGAGTTAATGAAGGAAAATGGTATAGGTAGACCTTCTACGCGTGCCAATATCATAGAAACCCTGTTCCGTAGAAAATATATAAAAAGGAATAAAAAACAAGTTATACCTACTATTACCGGTATTCAGTTAATTGATACCATACAAAATGAGATGCTGAAATCTGCCGAGCTTACAGGTAAATGGGAAAAGCAGCTAAAAGATATTGAAAAAGGTACTTTCAATGCCGGTAGTTTCATTAAACAAATGAAACAAATGGTAAATCAGCTGGTTTACGAGGTACGCAGTGAAACTAGAAAGGCAAATATATCTTCTGTAAATAATAAACCGGCAGCTGCGACTTCTAAAAAGAAAGCGGTTAAAAAATCGACCACATTGACTTTGGAGGTTTGCCCTAAATGCAAAAAGGGAAGTATACGAAAAGGAAAAACGGCCTATGGTTGTTCTGAGTTTAAGAAGACGTGCGATTTCGTAATACCCTTTAAGTTTGAGGGCAAGACCATATCGGAAAAACAATATATTAGGCTGTTTCAAAAAGGATCTACCGTTAATTTAAAAGGCTTTAAAGTTGATGGTACTTCGGTGGAAGGTCTAGTTAGGTTTGACGATACTTTTAAATTAAAGTTAGAACCAAAGAAAGCAAAGATTCAAGCGAAATCTAAAACTGAAGAAAATAGTTGCCCTAAATGCAAAAAAGGTACTATAGTTAAAGGGAAAACAGCTTATGGTTGTAGCGAATACAAAGCAGGTTGTGATTTTAGGTTTAGCTTTGAAAATATTCGAGCAAAAGCAAATGGTCAGCCATTGACCAAGGATTTGGTTTTTGAGATTTTTAGAGGTGTGTAG
- a CDS encoding DsrE family protein, with translation MKNILRTLLVLMLMIAGGAQVNAQKKLDQETVADLQKTPKYGFVLTTERHFKGVLGMYDLLIENGVEIEEYEIVVKGKVVTQLVKDSELEKFFQKYKGKVKVSVCSVAMEKLGVAEETLFDGLDVTPTASVRMLQLQANGYNTLTY, from the coding sequence ATGAAAAATATTCTTAGAACTCTTTTAGTATTAATGTTAATGATTGCGGGTGGTGCCCAAGTTAATGCTCAGAAAAAACTAGACCAAGAAACTGTAGCGGATTTACAGAAAACTCCTAAATATGGTTTTGTACTTACTACAGAAAGGCATTTTAAGGGTGTATTGGGTATGTATGACCTTTTGATTGAAAATGGTGTTGAAATTGAGGAATATGAAATCGTAGTCAAAGGAAAGGTGGTTACACAATTGGTCAAAGATTCAGAGTTAGAAAAGTTCTTTCAAAAGTATAAAGGAAAAGTAAAAGTAAGTGTTTGTAGTGTTGCCATGGAAAAATTAGGTGTGGCAGAAGAAACACTTTTTGATGGTCTTGATGTTACCCCGACTGCATCGGTTCGCATGTTGCAACTACAAGCCAATGGTTATAACACGTTGACGTATTAA
- a CDS encoding response regulator, which produces MKDLRIYIADDDLDDRDFFMEALKSVPVKTEVFQFDNGVDLMDKLFSDITLPHIIFLDLYMPIMDGFECLMDIRNFKKFNNIYIIAYSSIYRDREVNQLKQDGANQFLKKSSSFKELKELLLKSLKSVPIKNREVLPKEEFIVFT; this is translated from the coding sequence ATGAAAGATTTGAGAATTTATATTGCAGATGACGATTTGGATGATCGCGATTTTTTTATGGAAGCATTGAAAAGTGTTCCTGTAAAAACAGAAGTATTTCAATTTGATAATGGAGTCGACTTAATGGATAAATTGTTCTCAGATATTACTTTACCACATATCATATTTTTGGATTTATACATGCCTATTATGGATGGCTTTGAATGTCTTATGGATATAAGAAATTTCAAAAAATTCAATAACATTTATATCATAGCGTATTCATCAATTTATAGAGATAGAGAAGTAAATCAACTTAAACAAGATGGAGCCAATCAGTTTTTGAAAAAATCTTCTTCTTTTAAAGAATTAAAGGAGCTATTGCTAAAATCATTAAAATCAGTACCTATCAAAAATAGAGAAGTCTTGCCTAAAGAAGAGTTCATTGTGTTTACGTAA
- a CDS encoding BLUF domain-containing protein: MYNLVYKSIANTLTSAQVGEILVESREFNAKHDITGCLIYFEGFFIQYLEGEAEEVLALFEKIKIDIRHRSVDLLSQGNIYSREFDTWSMAYLSEQIPNEAFQYIQLMVSPEDEIPDMSVVPNPTSKRFWIAAKDLLNKIGYDNLN; the protein is encoded by the coding sequence ATGTATAATCTTGTGTATAAATCAATAGCCAATACCCTTACATCAGCTCAAGTTGGTGAGATTTTAGTTGAATCAAGAGAATTTAATGCTAAGCATGACATTACAGGGTGTTTAATTTATTTTGAAGGTTTTTTTATTCAATATTTAGAAGGAGAAGCCGAGGAAGTCTTAGCCTTGTTTGAAAAGATTAAAATAGATATACGGCATAGGTCAGTAGATTTGCTTTCACAAGGCAATATTTATTCTAGGGAATTTGATACTTGGAGTATGGCTTATCTCTCTGAACAAATCCCAAACGAAGCTTTTCAGTATATTCAATTAATGGTAAGTCCCGAAGATGAAATTCCAGATATGTCAGTTGTGCCTAATCCGACCTCAAAAAGATTCTGGATTGCAGCAAAAGATTTATTGAATAAAATTGGCTACGATAATTTAAATTAG
- a CDS encoding peroxiredoxin-like family protein: MIKPTSEVPELKISLINDTQWSLYDQDSSSFTMVVFYRGLHCPVCKNYLEDLATRLKDFSDRGVHLIAISGDSEERAKKAGKEWNIPELPVGYNLPIETAREWGLYVSKKTSDKEPDEFSEPGLFLIRPDNTLYASAIQTMPFARPHWDDILNAIDYVNKNDYPARGGE; encoded by the coding sequence ATGATAAAACCCACATCAGAAGTACCTGAGTTAAAAATATCTTTAATTAACGATACCCAATGGAGTTTATATGACCAAGACAGTTCATCTTTTACAATGGTCGTGTTCTATAGAGGACTACATTGCCCAGTTTGTAAAAATTACCTAGAAGACCTTGCTACAAGATTAAAAGACTTTAGTGACAGGGGTGTTCACTTAATTGCCATTAGTGGTGATAGTGAAGAACGTGCAAAAAAAGCAGGCAAAGAATGGAATATACCTGAACTACCTGTTGGTTATAATCTACCAATTGAGACTGCTAGAGAATGGGGATTATACGTTTCTAAAAAAACATCGGACAAAGAACCGGATGAATTTTCAGAACCTGGATTATTTTTAATTCGCCCTGACAACACATTATATGCAAGTGCCATTCAAACAATGCCATTTGCTAGACCACATTGGGATGATATTTTGAACGCAATTGACTATGTCAACAAAAACGATTACCCTGCGAGAGGTGGAGAATAA
- a CDS encoding ribonuclease activity regulator RraA has protein sequence MTKIAKATKDKLRKVSTATVATCLFKKGLKNQFIQHVKPLKLGRPTMVGEAYTLRYIPAREDLNPITVFRDPKHLQRVAVEECPEGAVMVIDSRQNARAASAGSILVTRLMVRNAEGIVTDGGFRDSAEIADLNFSSYHNRPTAPTNLTLHQAIAINDPIGCGDVAVFPGDIILGDDDGVMVIPAHLADEVADECIQMTMYEEFVIEQVQGGRAVIGLYPMVDESIKAEFEKWKSERN, from the coding sequence ATGACCAAAATAGCTAAAGCAACAAAAGATAAATTAAGAAAGGTGAGTACGGCTACCGTTGCAACCTGTTTATTTAAAAAAGGACTGAAGAATCAGTTCATACAACATGTAAAGCCATTAAAATTAGGAAGACCTACTATGGTTGGGGAGGCATATACCTTACGTTACATACCGGCTCGCGAAGATTTAAATCCTATCACTGTATTTAGAGATCCAAAGCATTTACAGAGAGTAGCGGTAGAAGAGTGCCCAGAAGGAGCTGTTATGGTTATAGATAGCAGGCAAAATGCAAGAGCGGCATCTGCTGGATCAATTTTGGTGACTAGACTTATGGTGAGAAATGCAGAAGGAATTGTTACTGATGGAGGATTTAGGGATTCTGCAGAAATTGCAGACTTAAATTTTTCATCCTATCATAATAGACCTACGGCACCTACCAATTTAACCTTGCATCAAGCAATTGCTATCAACGACCCAATAGGTTGTGGAGATGTAGCTGTTTTTCCTGGTGATATTATTCTCGGCGATGATGATGGTGTAATGGTAATACCAGCGCATCTTGCCGATGAGGTTGCAGATGAATGTATACAAATGACAATGTATGAGGAGTTTGTAATAGAGCAAGTTCAAGGAGGTAGGGCAGTAATAGGTCTGTACCCTATGGTAGATGAGAGTATAAAGGCGGAGTTTGAAAAGTGGAAGTCAGAAAGAAACTAA
- a CDS encoding sugar phosphate isomerase/epimerase family protein, whose product MREDKKGVSRRNFTKKSAMALAGLPLVRLEGSFLKPKIAANDAIEVHLFSKHLQFLDYNEMSAAAAEIGFNGLDLTVRPKGHILPEKVNEDLPAAVEAMKKVGLSSKMMTTNVWDITDVRQQEVLKTASTLGIEYYRTGWLSYPEDKSIDEILLQYATEAKNLEILNKELGIIGCYQNHAGNHVGAPIWDLPTIFSKTNSEFLGCQYDIRHAVVEGGKSWELDLRRIQSYIKSIVIKDFKWGKKDGLWQPINTPLGEGMVDFNRYFSLLKKYKINVPISLHLEYDLGGAEHGATKITMDKKEVFAKMKKDLTFLQEAWKKAE is encoded by the coding sequence ATGAGAGAAGATAAAAAAGGTGTTTCTAGAAGGAATTTCACCAAGAAATCAGCTATGGCGTTGGCGGGCTTGCCTTTAGTGCGATTAGAAGGTAGTTTTTTAAAGCCAAAAATTGCTGCAAATGATGCTATTGAGGTACACCTTTTTTCTAAGCATTTACAATTTCTTGATTATAATGAGATGTCTGCGGCAGCCGCAGAAATAGGATTTAATGGATTAGATCTAACAGTGCGTCCAAAAGGACACATTTTGCCAGAAAAGGTAAATGAAGATTTACCGGCAGCAGTAGAAGCTATGAAAAAAGTTGGGTTATCATCAAAAATGATGACCACTAACGTTTGGGATATTACAGATGTTCGTCAGCAAGAAGTATTGAAGACGGCTAGTACATTAGGAATTGAATACTATCGTACCGGTTGGTTAAGCTATCCTGAAGATAAGTCAATAGATGAAATTCTATTACAATATGCCACTGAAGCTAAAAATCTAGAAATCTTAAATAAAGAGTTAGGGATTATTGGTTGCTACCAAAATCATGCGGGTAATCATGTGGGTGCTCCAATTTGGGATTTGCCTACAATTTTTTCAAAAACAAATAGTGAATTTTTAGGTTGTCAATATGATATAAGACATGCCGTTGTAGAAGGAGGAAAAAGTTGGGAGTTAGATTTGCGTCGTATTCAATCGTATATAAAATCTATTGTAATTAAAGATTTTAAATGGGGAAAGAAAGATGGTTTGTGGCAGCCTATTAATACTCCTTTGGGGGAAGGTATGGTAGATTTTAATAGATATTTCTCTTTACTTAAAAAATATAAGATCAATGTGCCCATTTCATTACATTTAGAATATGATCTTGGTGGAGCGGAACATGGTGCAACGAAAATTACAATGGATAAAAAAGAAGTGTTTGCCAAGATGAAAAAGGATTTGACCTTTTTGCAAGAAGCATGGAAAAAAGCCGAATAA